A genomic stretch from Leishmania infantum JPCM5 genome chromosome 25 includes:
- a CDS encoding calpain family cysteine protease-like protein, whose product MGNGCCGCCDAKPEYKLGRPLVSGKTTPCFNDGRLFKIVKGDIWYFYNDTQDYQMKVTADFGNGSNIVAMSDTELVCKNDSGACTATVSVFPLETKAMVKTKEVNGFNVKYSGIAFTDAYRQKLRQKAAAQVSADLAEMRKLRERNPKVNNQNRLLKVARTKGKMYVDTSFPPTSQSLIRPGIDPDPDACLKRPETIAWRRPEDFLPKKWHPKIRLFGNISPKDISQGQLGDCYYLCALAALAEHDAAIKGIFKNRHGCCIRSQERKHGAWRVNLNISGWWRTIIIDSYLPSVQLLPVFARNRNHPNELWVSFAEKAYAKVFGSYQAIVAGYPWQALEDLTGFPAYDFGNMWRTAQTDTDTRKKLFDSLHWWNEKKYLICIATPSNGALKMAGKQRSANQLEALFEKAGLNIGHAYSVLDVKHFPLHRLCMLKIRNPWGSHVEWTGDWGDDSPLWNRYPFIKLACRPQKKADGIFWMEWRDVSKFFDSGSVCFRRGHWFRSWYDYRVIGSFEDLVCDTALLIIVNKTSQFPAYISLHQKDCRGLPTSDPDSKYACVMISISEGDINGSQQKVVANSSENPEEPSTEYLFQESRSVSLYYKFTKAHKYLVIPRRMKSSTGNNVPKKKYVIALRTQTKVSSEDVVVNIVRLDKNNAVFKNVASFDAGTPTSLNTLYQIKDGNNVFRTYRSDNLRKGKKQHNAEFELVM is encoded by the coding sequence ATGGGCAACggttgctgcggctgctgtgacGCGAAGCCGGAGTACAAGCTCGGCAGGCCTCTTGTCTCGGGTAAAACCACCCCGTGCTTCAATGATGGCCGCCTCTTCAAGATCGTCAAGGGCGATATCTGGTACTTCTACAACGACACGCAGGACTATCAGATGAAGGTGACAGCCGACTTCGGCAATGGCTCGAACATCGTCGCGATGAGCGACACAGAACTCGTGTGCAAGAATGACTCCGGCGCCTGCACCGCGACCGTGTCCGTGTTCCCGCTCGAGACCAAGGCCATGGTGAAAACCAAGGAGGTGAACGGCTTCAACGTAAAGTACTCCGGCATCGCCTTCACCGATGCGTACCGACAGAAGCTGCGTcagaaggcggcagcgcaggtCAGCGCCGACCTCGCCGAGATGCGCAAGCTGCGCGAGAGAAACCCGAAGGTCAACAACCAAAATCGACTCCTGAAGGTGGCACGGACAAAGGGCAAGATGTACGTTGACACGTCCTTTCCGCCCACCTCTCAGTCGCTGATCCGCCCTGGCATCGACCCAGACCCGGATGCGTGCCTGAAGCGGCCGGAGACGATCGCATGGCGTCGCCCCGAAGACTTCCTGCCGAAGAAGTGGCACCCGAAAATTCGTCTCTTCGGCAACATCTCGCCCAAGGACATTAGCCAGGGTCAGCTCGGGGATTGCTACTACCTCTGCGCACTTGCGGCGCTGGCCGAGCACGACGCCGCCATCAAGGGCATCTTTAAGAaccgccacggctgctgcaTCCGCAGCCAGGAGCGAAAGCATGGTGCGTGGCGCGTGAACCTGAACATAagcgggtggtggcgcacCATCATCATCGACTCGTATTTGCCCAGCGTGCAGCTGTTGCCGGTGTTCGCGCGCAACCGCAACCACCCGAACGAGCTGTGGGTGTCCTTTGCAGAGAAGGCCTACGCGAAGGTCTTCGGTTCGTACCAGGCGATCGTGGCTGGATACCCGTGGCAAGCCCTCGAGGACCTCACCGGCTTCCCGGCCTACGACTTTGGCAACATGTGGAGGACAGCGCAGACGGACACCGATACACGGAAGAAGCTCTTCGACTCCCTCCACTGGTGGAACGAGAAGAAGTACCTGATCTGCATTGCCACCCCGTCGAACGGCGCCCTAAAGATGGCTGGTAAGCAGCGCTCAGCAAACCAGTTGGAGGCGCTCTTTGAGAAGGCCGGCCTGAACATCGGCCACGCGTACTCGGTGCTGGACGTGAAACACTTCCCACTGCACCGGCTGTGCATGCTGAAGATCCGAAACCCGTGGGGGTCGCATGTGGAGTGGACCGGGGACTGGGGAGATGACAGTCCGCTGTGGAACCGCTACCCATTCATCAAGCTCGCCTGCCGTCCTCAGAAGAAGGCGGATGGCATCTTCTGGATGGAGTGGCGCGATGTGTCTAAGTTCTTCGACAGCGGCTCCGTGTGCTTCCGCCGTGGTCACTGGTTCCGTTCGTGGTATGACTACCGCGTCATCGGCAGCTTTGAGGACCTTGTGTGCGACACCGCGCTGCTGATCATCGTGAACAAGACGTCGCAGTTTCCGGCGTACATTTCGCTGCACCAGAAGGACTGCCGCGGGCTGCCGACCAGCGACCCGGACAGCAAGTACGCTTGCGTGATGATCAGCATTTCCGAGGGCGACATCAACGGCTCGCAGCAGAAGGTGGTAGCAAACTCCAGCGAGAACCCGGAGGAGCCGAGCACCGAATACCTCTTCCAGGAGTCTCGCTCTGTCTCCCTCTACTATAAGTTCACAAAGGCCCACAAGTACCTCGTCATTCCGCGTCGCATGAAAAGCAGCACCGGCAACAACGTCCCAAAGAAGAAGTACGTCATCGCGCTCCGCACGCAGACCAAGGTGTCCAGCGAGGACGTCGTCGTGAACATTGTGCGCCTTGACAAGAACAACGCGGTGTTCAAGAACGTGGCCTCTTTCGACGCTGGCACACCGACGAGCCTCAACACGCTGTACCAGATCAAGGACGGCAACAACGTCTTTCGCACCTACCGCAGCGACAACTTGCGCAAGGGCAAGAAGCAGCACAACGCGGAGTTCGAGCTGGTGATGTGA